From one Xyrauchen texanus isolate HMW12.3.18 chromosome 17, RBS_HiC_50CHRs, whole genome shotgun sequence genomic stretch:
- the LOC127657575 gene encoding stathmin-2-like yields MAKTAIAYKEKMKELSMLSLICSCFSPQIRNNIAHEFEDMEVKPINKRASGQAFEVILKPPSPVSDVTHSITSPPKKRDVSLEDIQKKLEAAEDRRRSQEAQVLKALAEKRDHERDVLLKAMEENSNFSKMAEEKLIQKMEQIKENREAHLASMMERLHEKERHAAIVRRNKELREALIA; encoded by the exons ATGGCCAAAACAGCTATCG CATACAAGGAAAAGATGAAGGAGCTGTCCATGCTCTCGCTCATTTGCTCCTGTTTCAGCCCACAGATACGCAACAACATTGCCCATGAATTTGAAG ATATGGAAGTAAAGCCCATAAACAAAAGGGCCTCAGGCCAGGCTTTTGAGGTGATCTTGAAACCACCCTCACCAGTGTCAGATGTGACTCACAGCATCACCTCCCCTCCAAAGAAGAGGGATGTCTCGCTGGAGGACATCCAGAAGAAGTTGGAGGCTGCTGAGGATCGCCGGAGG TCCCAGGAAGCTCAGGTGCTCAAAGCTCTGGCTGAGAAACGTGATCACGAGAGGGATGTACTCCTCAAAGCCATGGAGGAAAACAGCAACTTCAGCAAGATGGCAGAGGAGAAGCTCATTCAGAAGATGGAGCAGATCAAGGAAAACCGTGAGGCCCACCTGGCATCCATGATGGAACGTTTGCATGAGAAG GAGCGGCATGCTGCAATCGTCCGCAGGAACAAGGAGCTGAGGGAAGCGCTAATAGCGTGA